The following proteins are encoded in a genomic region of Leucoraja erinacea ecotype New England chromosome 23, Leri_hhj_1, whole genome shotgun sequence:
- the LOC129708254 gene encoding proton channel OTOP3-like, translated as MVNADEVEASGPEKLPLAGAGTASEGPMEKRGRLLSGLLAVNILFLGSALVLSSIFNRESVSGTNVLLLLMALSAVAVGWMTFHRLAVPLVPHRDLHAGAIWLRGAVLLFGVCTILLDAFKVGYYLQFKGGARTVKVVYPIVEAIFISTQTFLLWFHSRDCLHVHRDATRCGLMVTLATNLVMWMTAVTDDSVHRELEVEQQAPHNGSSSQLTGIENISDFQCQGELCTIFQRGIVIMYPFSIEYCLISSTMLYIMWTNVGRTINHHGSYTSHRFRGYGLVLGPLLGVVAIIIGLFIFILYQIEVSRDPTQPAPFIQFYSFHIVLLSIMSLCSLAALAVHRWEEREVDCRENPSRSLDVVLLQVAALGQLCISYFSIVAIVSTRSGRSMDLLNLVYSLLIIIEHMLQNLFIIEGLHRQSAAEELCLSFVGACGKDSTINLQNLKEQGSLSSETEATVNDQADVSAEQNDTDDPPDGSSDLNSRKLAPPAPQSTNTLNWKRKFLKEISMFMIMSNLIVS; from the exons ATGGTGAACGCAGACGAGGTGGAGGCGAGCGGGCCGGAGAAGCTGCCGCTGGCGGGTGCGGGAACGGCCAGCGAGGGGCCCATGGAGAAACGCGGGCGGCTGCTGTCCGGGCTGCTGGCTGTGAATATCCTCTTCCTGGGATCTGCCCTGGTCCTCAGTTCCATCTTCAACCGAGAGTCCGTGTCGGGCACCAACGTGCTGCTCCTGCTCATGGCGCTGAGTGCTGTGGCCGTGGGCTGGATGACCTTCCACCGGCTGGCCGTCCCCCTCGTCCCTCACCGAGACCTGCACGCCGGCGCCATCTGGCTCCGAG GGGCGGTGCTGCTGTTTGGAGTCTGCACTATTCTGCTTGATGCTTTCAAGGTGGGATATTACCTTCAGTTCAAGGGTGGTGCCCGCACCGTGAAGGTTGTTTACCCCATTGTGGAAGCGATCTTCATCAGCACTCAG ACATTCTTATTATGGTTTCACTCGAGAGACTGCCTCCACGTGCACCGAGATGCCACCAG GTGTGGACTGATGGTGACCTTGGCCACCAACCTGGTAATGTGGATGACTGCAGTCACTGATGACTCTGTTCACAGGGAATTAGAGGTTGAACAGCAGGCCCCGCACAATGGGAGCAGCTCACAGCTCACAG GTATCGAGAATATCTCGGATTTCCAGTGCCAGGGGGAACTCTGCACCATTTTTCAGAGGGGCATTGTTATCATGTACCCCTTTTCCATAGAGTATTGCCTCATTTCTTCTACAATGCTTTACATCATGTGGACCAATGTCGGAAGGACCATCAACCACCATGGATCATATACAAGCCACAGGTTCAGAGGTTACGGGCTTGTTCTGGGACCTCTGCTGGGTGTAGTGGCGATAATCATCGGCTTGTTTATCTTCATCCTTTATCAGATTGAGGTTTCCAGGGACCCCACGCAGCCCGCCCCCTTCATCCAGTTCTACAGTTTCCACATCGTCTTGCTCTCCATCATGTCTCTCTGCTCTCTGGCTGCATTAGCTGTTCACaggtgggaagagagagaggtcgACTGCAGGGAGAACCCAAGCCGCAGCCTGGATGTGGTTTTGCTGCAGGTCGCTGCGCTCGGACAGCTGTGCATCTCGTACTTCTCCATCGTGGCCATTGTGTCCACCCGCTCCGGGCGGTCAATGGATCTCCTCAACCTTGTCTACTCCTTACTCATAATCATCGAACACATGCTGCAGAACCTCTTCATCATTGAGGGCTTGCACCGGCAGAGTGCTGCGGAGGAGCTTTGTTTAAGCTTTGTCGGGGCTTGTGGTAAAGATTCCACCATCAACCTTCAGAACCTCAAGGAGCAAGGATCTCTGTCCTCAGAAACGGAAGCAACAGTAAATGATCAGGCGGATGTGTCCGCTGAGCAGAATGATACAGATGACCCACCAGATGGCTCATCTGACCTAAACTCCAGAAAGCTCGCTCCCCCAGCCCCACAATCCACCAACACGCTCAACTGGAAACGAAAATTCCTGAAGGAGATCTCGATGTTTATGATCATGTCCAACCTTATCGTAAGTTAG